In Leishmania donovani BPK282A1 complete genome, chromosome 35, the following are encoded in one genomic region:
- a CDS encoding polyadenylate-binding protein 1, putative → MAAAVQEAAAPVAHQPQMDKPMQIASIYVGDLDAAINEPQLVELFKPFGTILNVRVCRDIITQRSLGYGYVNFDNHDSAEKAIESMNFKRVGDKCVRLMWQQRDPALRYSGNGNVFVKNLEKDVDSKSLHDIFTKFGSILSCKVMQDEEGKSRGYGFVHFKDETSAKDAIVKMNGAADHASEDKKALYVANFIRRNARLAALVANFTNVYIKQVLPTVNKEVIEKFFAKFGGITSAAACKDKSGRVFAFCNFEKHDDAVKAVEAMHDHHIDGITAPGEKLYVQRAQPRSERLIALRQKYMQHQSLGNNLYVRNFDPEFTGADLLELFKEYGEVKSCRVMVSESGASRGFGFVSFSNADEANAALREMNGRMLNGKPLIVNIAQRRDQRYTMLRLQFQQRLQMMMRQMHQPMPFVGGQGRPMRGRGGRQQLGGRAQGHPMPMPSPQQPQAPAQPQGFATPSAVGFVQATPKHSPGDVPETPPLPPITPQELESMSPQEQRAALGDRLFLKVYEIAPELAPKITGMFLEMKPKEAYELLNDQKRLEERVTEALCVLKAHQTA, encoded by the coding sequence atggctgctgctgtccagGAAGCTGCTGCCCCGGTGGCACATCAGCCGCAGATGGACAAGCCGATGCAGATCGCTTCCATCTACGTTGGCGACCTTGATGCCGCCATCAACGAGCCGCAGCTGGTGGAGCTGTTCAAGCCGTTTGGCACCATTCTGAACGTGCGTGTTTGCCGCGACATCATCACACAGCGCTCGCTGGGCTACGGCTACGTCAACTTCGACAACCACGACAGCGCGGAGAAGGCGATCGAGTCCATGAACTTCAAGCGTGTGGGTGACAAATGCGTACGCCTCatgtggcagcagcgcgacccCGCCCTCCGCtacagcggcaacggcaacgTGTTCGTGAAGAACCTGGAGAAGGACGTGGACAGCAAGAGCCTGCACGACATCTTCACCAAGTTCGGCTCGATTCTATCCTGCAAGGTAATgcaggacgaggagggcaagAGCCGCGGCTACGGCTTCGTTCACTTCAAAGACGAGACGTCCGCCAAGGACGCCATTGTGAAGATgaacggcgctgccgatcACGCCTCAGAGGACAAGAAGGCGCTCTACGTGGCCAACTTCATTCGCCGCAATGCACGCCTTGCCGCGCTCGTGGCAAACTTCACGAATGTGTATATCAAGCAGGTGCTGCCGACAGTGAACAAGGAAGTCATCGAGAAGTTCTTCGCAAAGTTCGGCGGCATCACTTCCGCTGCAGCCTGCAAGGACAAGAGCGGCCGCGTGTTCGCCTTCTGCAACTTCGAGAAgcacgacgacgccgtcaaGGCGGTCGAAGCGATGCACGACCATCACATCGACGGCATCACGGCACCTGGTGAGAAGCTGTACGTACAGCGTGCCCAGCCGCGCAGCGAGCGCCTCATCGCCCTTCGACAGAAGTACATGCAGCACCAATCCCTTGGCAACAACCTGTACGTGCGCAACTTCGACCCTGAGTTCACGGGCGCGGACCTGCTCGAGCTCTTCAAGGAGTACGGCGAAGTCAAGAGCTGCCGTGTGATGGTGAGCGAGAGTGGCGCGAGCCGCGGCTTCGGTTTCGTGAGTTTCTCGAATGCCGACGAGGCCAACGCCGCTCTTCGCGAGATGAACGGTCGCATGCTGAACGGCAAGCCCCTCATCGTCAACATtgctcagcgccgcgacCAGCGCTACACgatgctgcgcctgcagttccagcagcgcctgcagatGATGATGCGCCAGATGCACCAGCCGATGCCGTTCGTCGGCGGCCAGGGCCGTCCGATGCGTGGCCGCGGTGGTCGCCAGCAGCTGGGTGGCCGCGCGCAGGGCCATCCGATGCCGATGCCCTcaccacagcagccgcaggcgcCCGCGCAGCCACAGGGCTTCGCCACGCCATCGGCCGTCGGTTTCGTGCAGGCGACGCCGAAGCACTCCCCCGGTGATGTCCCCGagacgccgccgttgccgccgatCACACCACAGGAGCTCGAAAGCATGTCGCCCCAGGAACAGCGAGCCGCCTTGGGTGACCGTCTCTTCCTGAAGGTGTACGAGATCGCGCCAGAGCTGGCGCCGAAGATCACGGGTATGTTCCTCGAGATGAAACCCAAGGAGGCGTACGAGTTGCTCAACGACCAGAAGCGACTCGAGGAGCGCGTGACGGAGGCGCTATGCGTGCTCAAGGCGCATCAGACGGCGTAA